The sequence TAATTGTCTTTTTCCTCAGATCATCCAGAAACGCAAAGTTTTCACTTTTACTCAAACTGGAACCCTGTGTTCTTTATTGTACAGGAACATGGACACCCTTCAACCCAGAAACTGTTCGCTTGATGATCGGAATGTTCGATAGAGACCACAGTGGAAATATTAACTTCCAGGAGTTTGGTTCACTGTGGAAGTACATCACAGACTGGCAGACCACATTCAGGAGCTACGATCGAGATAACTCAGGATCCATTGATAAGAATGAGCTGCAAAATGCCATCGTCAGCTTTGGTAAATGCCTATCAAGCTTTATTGTAtcttggcgtgtcatggccgagcggttaagagcaccggattcaagctctggtgtttgatcagcagggtttgggttcgagtcccggtcgtgacacttgctattgttggggaggtagtgctttccgCTCTTCCgtccaggcttcggactgatgatacccaagcctacatccgtatgggttttaaaaggggtaaccctgtttcagccctaggagtaggtgaaaaattaattgtagcccacacccagaagtggccttcaggccttgtgtgtctggcgacttgcataaaaatgaaaaaataaaaaataaaaagtgatatttttttgGAGCATCTTTTGTAGGGGTACATGTTCTGTTCCCTACAGTCTGCAGGAAACATCGCTTTGATTtacaattaaattattttgctAAGTTTTTCTTTTATCTTTCGCTCTTCTCCCTCGTCAAACCATAATACATCAATTAATTAGGCCACTGATTCTAGCCATAAGCAATAAGAAGATTAGAGATGTCACCtgagtccaatttcataaagttgtttaaagcagaaaatactgctagacaaattttctttgctaagcaaaaattgagttgggcactagccacaacaatgcaaacttaacgAAATTTTGGGTGGTAAACCTATTCCAGCTAAGCAATAATATTCTGTGCTAGCAAAGTTACGTGCTTACTGGCTTTATGAAGCTGGGCCCTGAAATCAAACTTAGTTGTTAACCCTGGAGCTGCTTGGTAGTTATGGCCTTATCAGTTTCATTCTGGTAATGCTTAATGCAGTACTCTGTCATCTCATCtcccaaatattaaaagacttcagacctgaagccctttattatgcatctaaaagcacacacatttgtgcaacaagggtgttttttaattttggttttcacccgtacaccgatgtgtgttagcactgtatactcagtactcagtaagggtgttttttccttccattattctcttgcaacttcgatgaccaattgagtcaaaattttcacagacgtGTCATTTGATGCATggaatacacaaagtgagaagactggtccttgacaataaccaaaggtgtccagtgcctttaagcactgtagTTTGGGTACTTTCCCAATAGTGAAAAAACTCCACAGGCATATTGATTTTTTATGTGGATTTTTGATTCACACATCAATGTAAtagtaaaacacaaataatatctGCATGCCCTaatttttgttgctgtttttatgtaatccaattcgtggaaaataacttctttctcgaaaactgcgttaccTCAGATGGACggtttttataccatcaacctatccccattactggttacctagtaatgttttatgctaataattattttgagtaattacatagtgtccactgcctttaaacactaaCATGACTAACAAGGCATTGTTTACCATTGATGAGAGGATGTGTGACATGTATGTAATGgctttatttcttatttttatacTTTCAGGGTTTCGTCTCTCAGATCGCTTCTTCACTTTGCTCATAAGAAAGTTTGATCGACAAGGCAAAGGCTCTATTGCTTTTGATGACTTTATCCAATGCTGTATTACCCTCCAGGTCAGTGCATCTGTTTTGTATTggaatttttatttctttctccTTAATTTCATTAATCTTCACTTCCTTGGTGTTCAGGCAAGTATAAATAATTAacctaaagcccctttcacacgagagcaatttagcaagggtcccttgctaaattgtagcatggttctaagattttacaaaatgcacctcgtgtgaaaggacaaacaaatttggagtgtccagggtcccttgtcaaatgttgtccaacattgctacatttgtCCGGGGTCTGGACCTACAACAAAATCTTACACTGGCGGAAGTTTTGACCCAGGACGTGGGCTACatcatcgtgtgaaaggaacCCTTGTTTATTGAACGACGTCCTAGGTGAAAATGCCCATACAGCGCATGCTATTGTGGGTGCCATCTTGTCCAATCAAGGTGATCAGGATTACCAATTCGTCATATCACTCTCATGTCGCGCaagggttgttagttttttaacttcagtgggaaagctcacaaaatcagtCCCACACAgtgataacaaaataataaacaatccaTGCTCGTAAATTTGGTAGCAAAGGACCCTGGCTACATTTTGGCCGTGTGAAAATGGCTTTTTAAGTAAACTTATCCACTGTAGCTCATAAGCCTGAGTAGTACCCGCTGCCCATCCAGAACCCTTGCACATTTCCCCCTCCCTCCCTGAGAAGAAAATAATGCACAAATGAATGGTATGGTACAACTTGCAGCCCAAATTATGTCTTTACCCCCTGCTTGCCACTATGACGAGCGCCTCCAATTGATCAGAAAGTTTCACCAAAGGTCACTCGTTGCTTATAcagtcatgcaaaatatgtGTGTTTAGCACCCCCACAAGTGTTACTTTGACCCCTGTCATGGtggacaaaaagttgctttagGAGGTGTGTTCCGCGTTGTTCAAAGGGTCAATTGGGAGCCTTTGTGTCACAAGGTAGTagcagcatggaggaaggaagagaaggagttcgaacgaagggactttaAAAGTTGAActcgtggtaccgcggtcgtttaacgacaccttgTAATCAaccacataccttacacaaacaaaacCTGCCgtg comes from Asterias amurensis chromosome 3, ASM3211899v1 and encodes:
- the LOC139934988 gene encoding programmed cell death protein 6-like, with product MAVPDQQQQQFLWNVFSKVDKDRSGAISVDELQQALSNGTWTPFNPETVRLMIGMFDRDHSGNINFQEFGSLWKYITDWQTTFRSYDRDNSGSIDKNELQNAIVSFGFRLSDRFFTLLIRKFDRQGKGSIAFDDFIQCCITLQTLTNSFKAFDTNRNGWIEIGYEQFLTLVFSMKS